From Pandoraea norimbergensis, the proteins below share one genomic window:
- a CDS encoding paraquat-inducible protein A yields the protein MDLPPHETARCVRCHSVLYRSPDLRLSRVLALTVTCLIVFAIANAFPIVEIEVQGIYTETTLIGAAWALYREGMWLVALLVFATTVLFPLSQLLALVHLIAPLSVGRRPRAVFAVMRAIEFCRPWGMIEVFMLGVLVSLVKLSAMASVLPGIALWAFCALTVFLAMVLSYDLRNLWQLIDRTPDPVAQDAHAKAIARSRNDRGTVPR from the coding sequence ATGGATCTCCCGCCGCACGAGACCGCCCGCTGCGTACGCTGTCACTCGGTGCTCTATCGCTCTCCCGACCTTCGCCTGTCGCGCGTGCTCGCGCTCACGGTGACGTGTCTGATCGTCTTCGCCATTGCCAATGCGTTCCCGATCGTCGAGATCGAGGTGCAAGGCATCTATACAGAGACCACGCTCATCGGCGCCGCCTGGGCGCTCTATCGCGAAGGCATGTGGCTGGTGGCCCTGCTCGTGTTCGCGACGACGGTGCTGTTTCCCCTGTCACAGCTGCTCGCGCTCGTGCACCTGATCGCACCACTCTCGGTCGGCCGCCGGCCGCGCGCCGTGTTTGCCGTGATGCGCGCCATCGAGTTCTGCCGTCCGTGGGGCATGATCGAAGTCTTCATGCTCGGCGTGCTGGTGTCGCTGGTGAAGCTCTCGGCCATGGCGAGCGTGTTGCCGGGCATCGCGCTCTGGGCCTTCTGCGCGCTCACCGTATTTCTCGCGATGGTGCTGTCGTACGACCTGCGCAATCTCTGGCAGTTGATCGACCGCACGCCGGACCCTGTTGCCCAGGACGCCCACGCCAAGGCCATTGCCCGTTCCCGCAACGATCGCGGGACGGTGCCCCGATGA
- the fdnG gene encoding formate dehydrogenase-N subunit alpha → MLNMSRRQFLKVSGATLAGSSLAMLGFAPDAALAEVRQFKLARATETRNTCPYCSVACGILMYSYGDGAKNAKKSVFHIEGDPDHPVNRGTLCPKGASLIDFIHSPSRLKYPEYRKPGSDKWERISWDDALDRIAKLMKADRDANFVEKTDDGMTVNRWTTTGMLAASASSNEVGYLTHKVIRSTGMLGFDNQARVUHGPTVAGLAPTFGRGAMTNHWVDIKNADLVLIMGGNAAEAHPCGFKWVTEAKAHNKARLIVVDPRFNRSASVADYYAPIRTGTDIVFLGGLINYLLTNDKIQHEYVKNYTDFTFLVKDEFQFEDGLFSGYNAEKRTYDRSSWDYQKGADGFVLTDPTLQHPRTVFQLMKQHYSRYTIEMVERVCGTPADKVEYIFKQIAECSTPTRTMTILYALGWTQHSIGSQIIRTGAMVQLLLGNIGAVGGGMNALRGHSNIQGLTDLGLMTDLLPGYMSLPKQAEQSIETYLTARTQKPLRPNQLSYWQNYPKFHVSLMKAWWGDAATAENNWAYDYLPKLDKPYDLLQVLELMNKGKITGYIAQGFNPIAAAPAKVKWDSALAQLKFLVIMDPLATETSEFWKNFGEHNNVDSSKIQTEVFRLPTTCFAEEDGALVNSGRWLQWHWKGAEPPGEARSDIEIMSGLFLRLREMYKTQGGKYPDPIVNLSWPYAQAESPSPEEIAKEYNGKALKDLVDPKDPTKVTRKAGEQLAGFAELKDDGSTSSGCWIFAGSWTQAGNQMARRDNSDPTGIGQTLNWAWAWPANRRILYNRASADVAGKPFNPKHKLISWNGKSWVGADVPDFKVDEDPAGGMGPFIMNPEGVARFFAKAGMAEGPFPEHYEPFETPLGYNPLHPKNPKVTSNPGARVFPDDLATMGTADKFPYVATTYRLTEHFHYWTKHALLNSIIQPEQFVEIGEALAKEVGVVAGDTVKVSSNRGFIKAKAVVTKRLRALQIDGKTVHHVGIPIHWGFKGVAKPGFLANTLTPIVGDGNSQTPEVKSFLVKVEKA, encoded by the coding sequence ATGCTTAATATGTCCAGGCGCCAGTTCCTCAAAGTGAGTGGCGCAACGCTGGCAGGGTCCAGCCTGGCAATGCTCGGGTTCGCACCCGACGCTGCGCTGGCCGAAGTTCGCCAGTTCAAGCTCGCGCGTGCGACCGAGACCCGCAACACCTGTCCGTACTGTTCTGTCGCTTGCGGCATCCTCATGTACAGCTACGGCGACGGTGCCAAGAACGCGAAGAAGAGCGTTTTCCACATCGAAGGCGATCCCGATCACCCGGTTAATCGCGGCACCCTGTGCCCGAAGGGTGCCAGCCTGATCGACTTCATCCATAGTCCGAGCCGCCTCAAGTACCCCGAGTACCGCAAGCCCGGTTCCGACAAGTGGGAACGCATCTCCTGGGACGACGCGCTCGATCGCATCGCCAAGCTGATGAAGGCCGACCGCGATGCCAATTTCGTCGAGAAAACCGACGACGGCATGACGGTCAACCGCTGGACCACGACCGGCATGCTGGCCGCGTCGGCGTCGAGCAACGAAGTCGGTTATCTCACTCATAAAGTCATCCGCAGTACCGGGATGCTGGGATTCGATAATCAGGCACGTGTCTGACATGGCCCGACGGTGGCAGGTCTTGCCCCGACGTTTGGCCGTGGAGCGATGACGAACCATTGGGTCGACATCAAGAACGCGGATCTGGTTCTCATCATGGGCGGCAACGCAGCCGAGGCACACCCGTGCGGTTTCAAATGGGTGACCGAGGCGAAGGCGCACAACAAAGCGCGCCTGATCGTCGTTGACCCGCGCTTCAACCGTTCGGCATCGGTCGCGGATTATTACGCCCCGATTCGTACCGGCACGGATATCGTCTTCCTCGGCGGGTTGATCAACTACCTGCTCACGAACGACAAGATTCAACACGAATACGTCAAGAACTACACCGACTTCACCTTCCTGGTGAAAGACGAGTTTCAGTTCGAAGACGGGCTCTTCTCCGGCTACAACGCCGAGAAGCGCACTTACGACCGCAGCTCCTGGGATTACCAGAAGGGCGCGGACGGCTTCGTGCTCACCGACCCCACGCTGCAACACCCGCGCACGGTCTTCCAACTGATGAAGCAGCACTACTCGCGCTACACGATCGAAATGGTCGAGCGGGTGTGCGGCACGCCGGCCGACAAGGTCGAGTACATCTTCAAGCAGATTGCCGAGTGCTCGACGCCTACGCGCACGATGACCATCCTGTATGCACTGGGATGGACGCAGCACTCGATCGGCTCGCAGATCATTCGTACCGGTGCCATGGTGCAGTTGCTGCTGGGCAATATTGGTGCGGTGGGCGGCGGCATGAACGCGCTGCGCGGTCACTCCAACATTCAGGGGCTGACCGATCTGGGGCTGATGACCGACCTGCTGCCGGGCTACATGTCGTTGCCCAAGCAGGCCGAGCAGTCGATTGAGACGTACCTGACGGCGCGCACGCAGAAACCGCTGCGCCCGAACCAGCTCAGCTACTGGCAGAACTACCCGAAGTTCCACGTCAGCCTGATGAAGGCGTGGTGGGGCGATGCGGCCACGGCCGAGAACAACTGGGCGTACGACTATCTGCCCAAGCTCGACAAGCCGTACGATCTGTTGCAAGTGCTGGAGTTGATGAACAAGGGCAAGATCACCGGCTACATCGCACAGGGCTTCAACCCGATTGCGGCGGCCCCGGCGAAGGTCAAGTGGGATTCCGCACTGGCCCAACTCAAGTTCCTGGTCATCATGGACCCGCTCGCGACCGAGACGTCCGAGTTCTGGAAGAATTTCGGCGAGCACAACAACGTCGATTCGAGCAAGATCCAGACCGAGGTGTTCCGGCTGCCGACGACTTGTTTCGCGGAAGAAGACGGTGCGCTCGTCAACTCCGGGCGCTGGTTGCAGTGGCACTGGAAGGGTGCCGAGCCGCCGGGTGAGGCACGCAGCGACATCGAGATCATGTCGGGCCTGTTCCTGCGTCTGCGCGAGATGTACAAGACGCAGGGCGGCAAGTATCCCGACCCGATCGTCAATCTTTCGTGGCCGTATGCACAGGCAGAGAGCCCGTCGCCTGAAGAAATCGCCAAGGAGTACAACGGCAAAGCGCTCAAGGATCTGGTCGATCCGAAAGACCCGACCAAGGTCACGCGCAAGGCTGGCGAGCAACTGGCCGGTTTCGCCGAGTTGAAGGACGACGGCAGTACGTCGTCGGGCTGCTGGATCTTCGCGGGCTCGTGGACGCAGGCTGGCAACCAGATGGCGCGCCGTGACAACAGCGACCCGACCGGCATCGGCCAGACGCTGAACTGGGCGTGGGCATGGCCGGCCAACCGGCGCATCTTGTACAACCGCGCCTCGGCCGACGTGGCCGGCAAGCCGTTCAACCCGAAGCACAAGCTGATTTCGTGGAACGGCAAGTCGTGGGTGGGCGCCGACGTGCCCGACTTCAAGGTGGATGAAGATCCGGCCGGCGGCATGGGCCCGTTCATCATGAACCCCGAAGGCGTGGCGCGCTTCTTCGCAAAGGCGGGCATGGCCGAAGGGCCGTTCCCCGAGCACTACGAGCCGTTCGAGACGCCGCTGGGCTACAACCCGTTGCATCCGAAGAACCCCAAGGTCACCAGCAACCCGGGCGCCCGCGTGTTCCCGGACGATCTGGCGACGATGGGGACTGCGGATAAATTCCCGTATGTGGCGACGACCTATCGTCTGACCGAGCACTTCCACTACTGGACCAAGCACGCGCTGCTCAACTCGATCATCCAGCCCGAGCAATTCGTCGAAATTGGCGAAGCGCTGGCCAAGGAGGTCGGGGTGGTGGCGGGCGACACGGTCAAGGTGTCGTCCAACCGCGGCTTCATCAAGGCCAAGGCGGTGGTGACCAAGCGGTTGAGGGCGCTCCAGATCGACGGCAAGACCGTCCATCACGTGGGCATTCCGATTCACTGGGGCTTCAAGGGGGTTGCCAAACCGGGCTTCCTTGCGAACACGCTCACTCCGATCGTCGGCGACGGCAACTCGCAGACACCGGAAGTGAAGTCGTTCCTGGTGAAGGTCGAGAAGGCATAG
- a CDS encoding paraquat-inducible protein A: protein MKYLTAKAAGLVACHVCGRLAREVKTVEKERCPRCGAVLHQRKVDSLARTWALLIAAAILYIPANLLPMMQTRSLLGNSSDTIMSGVIYFWTSGEYDLAIVVFTASILVPMLKLIALSLLCFTAQRGARWKPHQRTKLYHMVEFIGRWSMLDVFVVALMVALVNIQSLAVIQAGPGIVAFGSVVVLTMLASMQFDPRLIWDQIRDDDTEQDDHD, encoded by the coding sequence ATGAAGTACCTCACCGCGAAAGCGGCCGGGTTGGTGGCCTGCCACGTCTGCGGCCGGCTCGCACGCGAAGTCAAAACGGTGGAAAAGGAGCGCTGCCCGCGTTGCGGCGCGGTGCTGCACCAGCGCAAGGTCGACAGTCTGGCGCGCACCTGGGCCTTGCTGATCGCGGCGGCCATCCTGTACATTCCCGCCAACCTCCTGCCCATGATGCAGACGCGCTCGCTGCTGGGTAACTCCAGCGACACCATCATGAGCGGCGTGATCTATTTCTGGACCAGCGGCGAATACGATCTGGCCATCGTGGTGTTCACGGCCAGTATTCTGGTGCCCATGCTCAAGCTCATTGCGCTGTCGCTGCTGTGCTTCACGGCGCAGCGCGGTGCCCGCTGGAAACCGCATCAACGCACGAAGCTCTATCACATGGTCGAATTCATCGGCCGCTGGTCGATGCTCGATGTTTTCGTCGTGGCACTGATGGTCGCGCTCGTGAATATCCAGTCGCTGGCCGTGATTCAGGCTGGCCCCGGCATCGTGGCCTTCGGCTCGGTGGTGGTGCTGACCATGCTGGCCTCCATGCAGTTCGACCCGCGCCTGATCTGGGACCAGATCCGCGACGACGACACCGAACAGGACGACCATGACTGA
- the fdxH gene encoding formate dehydrogenase subunit beta, which produces MALQSLDIKRRSATTLPSPSVRESHTGDVAKLIDVSKCIGCKACQTACMEWNDLRDEVGENVGVYDNPRDLSADSWTLMRFTEYENPKGDLEWLIRKDGCMHCEDPGCLKACPSPGAIVQYANGIVDFHEENCIGCGYCITGCPFNIPRISQKDHKAYKCTLCSDRVSVGLEPACVKTCPTGAIMFGTKDAMKDQAEERIEDLKSRGFDNAGLYDPAGVGGTHVMYVLHHADKPSLYHGLPDNPRISPMVTFWKGIAKPLGVAAMAFTAIAGFFHYIKTGPNETTEEDEEEARRYDASRKGDDPGNGPKGVATHEEV; this is translated from the coding sequence ATGGCATTGCAATCACTTGATATCAAACGGCGCTCGGCGACCACGCTGCCGTCGCCCTCGGTGCGTGAATCGCACACGGGCGACGTCGCCAAACTGATCGACGTCTCGAAGTGCATCGGCTGCAAGGCTTGCCAGACCGCGTGCATGGAGTGGAACGATCTGCGTGACGAAGTCGGCGAGAACGTGGGCGTGTACGACAACCCGCGCGACTTGTCGGCAGACTCGTGGACGCTCATGCGCTTCACCGAGTACGAAAACCCGAAGGGCGACCTCGAATGGCTGATCCGCAAGGACGGCTGCATGCACTGCGAGGACCCGGGCTGCCTGAAGGCCTGCCCGTCGCCGGGGGCGATCGTGCAGTACGCCAACGGCATCGTCGATTTTCACGAAGAGAACTGCATCGGCTGCGGCTACTGCATCACCGGGTGTCCGTTCAATATTCCGCGCATCTCGCAGAAGGACCACAAGGCGTACAAGTGCACGCTGTGTTCCGACCGCGTGTCCGTGGGGCTTGAGCCGGCGTGCGTGAAGACGTGTCCGACCGGCGCGATCATGTTCGGCACCAAAGACGCCATGAAGGATCAGGCGGAAGAGCGCATCGAAGACCTGAAGTCACGTGGCTTCGATAACGCCGGGTTGTACGACCCGGCTGGGGTGGGTGGCACGCACGTGATGTATGTGCTGCACCATGCCGACAAGCCGTCGCTGTATCACGGCCTGCCGGATAATCCGCGCATCAGCCCGATGGTTACGTTCTGGAAGGGCATTGCGAAACCGTTGGGCGTGGCCGCGATGGCGTTCACCGCGATTGCCGGCTTCTTCCACTACATCAAGACCGGTCCGAACGAGACGACCGAAGAGGATGAAGAGGAAGCCCGCCGGTACGATGCGTCCCGCAAGGGCGATGACCCCGGCAACGGTCCGAAGGGTGTTGCCACGCACGAGGAGGTCTGA